The genome window ATTCAGTTGCAGAAATTTCCTTAGAGACAAGGAGATTGTGCAAGTCTTCAATAGTTTTGTTATTAAAAGTCATTAGGCATCTCCTCCATCATCTAGGATAGCTGGTACCTTGATATAGTAGTTTTCTTTTTCAGGTACATTTTTAAACAAGCGGTCACGGTCTGTTCCTTCTTCGGCCATATCAGGGCGGAGTACGGTCTTGCGGTCTGCCATGGTTGTAGTAGGTGCGACACCAGTTGTGTCGACTTCTCCCAGCAATTCAACCATATCAACAATTTTAGACAAGGTAGTCGCAAAGGCAGCAGTTTCTTCTTCAGAGAATTTTAATTTTGAAAGATTGGCAACGTGTGTTACCTCTTCTTGCGTAATTTTCATCTTGCATCCTTTCGTGAAATGATGATTTTTAGTCTGTTCTATTTTATCATATTTTCCTATAAATAAGGGAGCCGAACTGAAAAGAAATAGAAATTGAAAAATCGCTTTTAATTCGCTATAATAGTTAAACTAAAAGAAAAATTAAGTGAAACTAGAGATTAATGTAGGAAGAATTCCCCGAAAGATGAGTTAGGATAGAAAATATGCTACATAATTTTTTTACAAGATTCCAAACCGTTCCTCCTCCCATTTCGCTCTTTTGGTATGGGATTATGATGCTTACTTTAGTGCTTTGTATATATGGAGCACTTGTTTATCATAAAAATCCGAAATTTGTCCGCTTGTTTAAGGGAATTCAGATCCTCCAGTTACTAGCCCTTTATAGTTGGTATGTTGGCTTTGGGATTCCATTTTCTAATAGCCTTCCATTTTATCATTGCCGTTTGGCTATGTTTGCGGTGGTTTTCTTGCCAGATAAATGGCGGAGCAAGCAATATTTTGCCCTCTTAGGAGCAAGTGGAGCGGTATTTGCCTTGGTTCACCCCGTTTTTGACCCCTATGATTTTCCACACATCACCAGTTTTTCATTTTTGATTGGGCACTATGCCCTTTTGGTGAATTCCTTGATTTACTTGATGAATCACTACGACAAGAGCTTACTTAAGAAATATATGATTGTAGCCTATACTTTCGTTCTCAATCTCTTTCTAGTTGGGGTTAATATGGTGACCGGTGGAAATTATGGTCTCTTAAGAGATACACCGTTTATCTCAAATGCTCCTCTATGGATAAAGTACCTCCTTGTGTCGGTTATTCTTTCTCTATCTTTGCTTCTCTTTGATATCTTGTTCAAGAAACGGTGGAAAAAGAGAAAGGATGTCAAAGTCTAGCCTCGTTTTTGGTCTGATGGATGATTGAAAAACTCCCTAAAATCAGATATAATGAAGAGTTGAAAGGAATGGTAAAATCCAATGTAAAAATCATTCTTAGCTACTGAAACAACTAAAAATAGAAAATCAAAGAAAGAGAACTTATGACTATTCAAGAAGAAATCAAGAAACGCCGTACCTTTGCCATTATTTCCCACCCGGACGCCGGGAAAACAACCATTACGGAGCAATTGCTCTATTTTGGAGGTGAGATTCGTGAGGTTGGTACGGTTAAAGGAAAGAAAACAGGGACTTTTGCCAAGTCTGACTGGATGGATATCGAGAAACAACGTGGGATTTCGGTCACTTCATCTGTTATGCAGTTTGACTACGACGGCAAACGCGTCAATATCCTAGATACACCAGGGCACGAGGACTTCTCAGAAGACACCTATCGAACCTTGATGGCGGTGGATGCTGCGGTCATGGTCGTTGACTCTGCCAAGGGTATCGAGGCCCAAACCAAGAAATTGTTTGAGGTTGTGAAGCACCGTGGCATTCCCGTCTTTACCTTTATGAACAAGCTGGACCGTGACGGTCGTGAACCGCTAGACCTCTTGCAAGAACTAGAAGAAGTCCTAGGTATTGCCAGCTACCCTATGAATTGGCCAATTGGTATGGGGAAAGCCTTTGAGGGCTTGTATGACCTTTATAACCAACGCTTGGAACTTTATAAAGGGAATGAACGTTTTGCCAGTCTGGAAGAAGGGGACAAACTCTTTGGAAGTAACCCATTTTATGAGCAAGTCAAGGATGATATTGAGCTTTTGAACGAAGCAGGAAATGAGTTTTCGGAAGAAGCTATTCTTGCAGGAGAACTGACTCCGGTCTTCTTCGGTTCAGCCCTGACTAACTTTGGGGTGCAGACCTTCCTTGAGACCTTCCTTAAGTTTGCTCCAGAACCTCATGGACACAAGAAAACAGATGGCGAAATTGTCGATCCTTACGACAAGGATTTCTCAGGGTTTGTCTTTAAAATCCAAGCCAACATGGATCCTCGTCACCGTGACCGTATCGCCTTTGTCCGCATCGTATCAGGTGAATTTGAGCGTGGAATGAGTGTCAACCTGCCTCGTACTGGGAAGAGTGCCAAACTGTCGAATGTCACTCAGTTTATGGCGGAAAGTCGTGAGAATGTGACCAATGCCGTGGCAGGTGATATTATCGGGGTTTACGATACAGGGACTTATCAGGTTGGAGACACTTTGACGGTTGGAAAAAACAAGTTTGAGTTTGAACCACTGCCAACCTTTACACCTGAGATTTTCATGAAAGTTTCTGCTAAGAACGTCATGAAACAAAAATCTTTCCACAAGGGAATCGAGCAATTGGTGCAAGAAGGAGCCATTCAGCTTTATAAGAATTACCAAACAGGCGAGTATATGCTGGGTGCTGTCGGACAACTCCAGTTTGAAGTCTTTAAGCACCGCATGGAAGGCGAGTACAATGCAGAAGTGGTCATGAGCCCAATGGGTAAAAAGACAGTTCGCTGGATCAAGCCTGAGGACTTGGATGAACGGATGTCCTCAAGCCGCAATATCTTGGCCAAAGACCGTTTTGACCAACCAGTATTCCTTTTTGAAAACGACTTTGCCCTTCGCTGGTTTGCGGATAAATATCCAGATGTAGAGTTGGAAGAAAAAATGTAAATCGTTACAAATGACAGCAACTCTCTGTTGCTAGTCATTTGACGGTAACCGCTATGGCGGTCTACCTAAACGCTTCACTAGGCAAAGTCCACGAATGATATCGATTCGTGGATTTTTTCATATAGTAAAGGTAATTGAAGTCAAAGGTAAATTAAAAACCCCAGAGAAATCATGTTACATGAATTCTTCTGAGGTTTTTCTAGTTTCCATATTTTTGATAAAAATCGACCTTGACCTGAATGAAGGTTTCGGCTTCGCGTAGTAGCTGCAGGAGGGTGGCACGGGTCTCAAACTCCTCACGTGTTTTGGGGAGACTCCGATGGCGGAAGACTTGCAGATAGCGTTCAATGTCATCAAGTAGGTCGTGAGCAGGATTGGTCTGACTTAGCTGGACAGCAATCTTTGAAAAGAGCTGTGCTAAGATCAAACTCTCACTTGCGGCTAGGTGACAAGTATTGACCTGCTGGGCCATATTTCGCAGGATACCACTTTGTCGCTGTCTCATCTCAAAGTAGTGGATGTGGTAGTCCGTCTGGTGAAAGAGGTGATCCGAGTGATCCAAATAGACTAGCTTGAGGGCTTCATCAAGGAGCTTATCTAATTCGTCAACGAGTTGGGCTTGATTGCGTCCGTCTCCCCTTGACAGATAGTATTTAAAACGAAGCAGGATATCTTTTAACTTTTCTTCGACCTGAAGGTGGTAGCTTTGGATGGCTTTCTCACGAGAGGGCATATAAAGGTTGACCAATAGAGCAAAGCTTGTCCCGATGAGAAAGAGGAGCACTTCATTGAGCAAGAGGTCTGGAGAGGTAGACTTCTGTACCAAGAGATGACTGACCAAGACACTGCTAGGTGTGATGCCGATTTCCCAGCCCATTTTATAGGCTAGGGGCACGTAGAGAGCCAGATAGAGGCCGAGACTCCAAATGTGATAACCTGTCATTTGAAAGACTAGAACACCTATAGCCAGTGCTAGGAGCATGGAAAAGAGGCGGTTACGGGCTAATTTCAGCGTGCTTCTGCGCGTGTCGGAGAGGCTTAAGAGAGCGATAATTCCAGCTGAAACTGCTGATGATAAATCTAAAAAATAAGCGAGAAAACAAGCGAGGCAGGTCGCTAAGATCAGTTTTGTCGTACGTTGGGTGATAGACATGAGAATTTCCTATAATACTAGAATAAGAGTATAAAAGACAAGACTTGGAAGACTTGTCTTAAAAATCTATTTTTTACGTGCCGACGCGTACTCAGCTACTGCTGTAAAGAGGACATCGGTAGAAGAGTTCAGGGCAGTTTCGCAGGAATCTTGGACAACACCGATGACAAAACCAACTCCGACTACCTGCATGGCAACATCGTTTGAAATCCCAAAGAGACTACAAGCGACGGGAATGAGGAGGAGTGATCCACCAGCGATTCCAGAGGCTCCGCAGGCAGAAATGGCAGCCACTACACTGAGCACAAAGGCTGTACCAAAGTCGACAGAGATTCCCAGAGTATTGACTGCAGCTAGAGTCAAAATGTTAATGGTTACGGCTGCACCAGCCATGTTAATAGTGGAGCCAAGGGGAATAGAAACAGAGTAGGTATCTGGATTGAGTCCAAGATCTTGGCAGAGTTTCATGTTTACAGGAATATTAGCAGCAGAACTACGAGTAAAGAAAGCTGTAATTCCACTGACACGCAAACATTTAAAAACAAGGGGATAAGGATTTTTTCTCATAAAGAAAAAGGCGATGAGAGGGTTGATAATCAAGGCTACAAAAGCCATGGTTGCAATCAAGAGACCGAGTAAAATTCCATAGTTAGCAAGGCTGGTAATTCCTTTATCAGAGATGGTCTTGAAGACCAAGCCCATAATTCCGAAAGGAGCCAAATTGATAATCCATTCCACAATCTTGGAAGTTACTCCTGCCATGGTTTTGAGCAATTCCTTACTGTTTTTGCTAGCTTCCCTCATAGCAAGTCCAAAGACAACAGCCCATGATAGGATCCCGATATAATTAGCTTGGACGATAGCGTTTAGGGGATTATCTACGAGATTTAGCAGAAGATTGCTGAGAACTTGACCGATGCCGTCTGGTGGGGCAATCTCTGTACTAGCACTGCTAAGAGTGATCTGGACAGGAAAGAGAAAACTAGCCAATACAGCGAGTAAGGCAGCAGCAAAGGTACCAAGTAGATAGAGAAAAATAACCGTCTTCATATTGGTATCTTGCCCTTTTTGATGTTGTGAAAGGGCATTTGCAACGAG of Streptococcus oralis contains these proteins:
- the gatC gene encoding Asp-tRNA(Asn)/Glu-tRNA(Gln) amidotransferase subunit GatC, whose protein sequence is MKITQEEVTHVANLSKLKFSEEETAAFATTLSKIVDMVELLGEVDTTGVAPTTTMADRKTVLRPDMAEEGTDRDRLFKNVPEKENYYIKVPAILDDGGDA
- a CDS encoding TIGR02206 family membrane protein — encoded protein: MLHNFFTRFQTVPPPISLFWYGIMMLTLVLCIYGALVYHKNPKFVRLFKGIQILQLLALYSWYVGFGIPFSNSLPFYHCRLAMFAVVFLPDKWRSKQYFALLGASGAVFALVHPVFDPYDFPHITSFSFLIGHYALLVNSLIYLMNHYDKSLLKKYMIVAYTFVLNLFLVGVNMVTGGNYGLLRDTPFISNAPLWIKYLLVSVILSLSLLLFDILFKKRWKKRKDVKV
- a CDS encoding peptide chain release factor 3 translates to MTIQEEIKKRRTFAIISHPDAGKTTITEQLLYFGGEIREVGTVKGKKTGTFAKSDWMDIEKQRGISVTSSVMQFDYDGKRVNILDTPGHEDFSEDTYRTLMAVDAAVMVVDSAKGIEAQTKKLFEVVKHRGIPVFTFMNKLDRDGREPLDLLQELEEVLGIASYPMNWPIGMGKAFEGLYDLYNQRLELYKGNERFASLEEGDKLFGSNPFYEQVKDDIELLNEAGNEFSEEAILAGELTPVFFGSALTNFGVQTFLETFLKFAPEPHGHKKTDGEIVDPYDKDFSGFVFKIQANMDPRHRDRIAFVRIVSGEFERGMSVNLPRTGKSAKLSNVTQFMAESRENVTNAVAGDIIGVYDTGTYQVGDTLTVGKNKFEFEPLPTFTPEIFMKVSAKNVMKQKSFHKGIEQLVQEGAIQLYKNYQTGEYMLGAVGQLQFEVFKHRMEGEYNAEVVMSPMGKKTVRWIKPEDLDERMSSSRNILAKDRFDQPVFLFENDFALRWFADKYPDVELEEKM
- a CDS encoding aromatic acid exporter family protein — its product is MSITQRTTKLILATCLACFLAYFLDLSSAVSAGIIALLSLSDTRRSTLKLARNRLFSMLLALAIGVLVFQMTGYHIWSLGLYLALYVPLAYKMGWEIGITPSSVLVSHLLVQKSTSPDLLLNEVLLFLIGTSFALLVNLYMPSREKAIQSYHLQVEEKLKDILLRFKYYLSRGDGRNQAQLVDELDKLLDEALKLVYLDHSDHLFHQTDYHIHYFEMRQRQSGILRNMAQQVNTCHLAASESLILAQLFSKIAVQLSQTNPAHDLLDDIERYLQVFRHRSLPKTREEFETRATLLQLLREAETFIQVKVDFYQKYGN
- the sstT gene encoding serine/threonine transporter SstT, which gives rise to MKRIIRAWNKASLIKRILIGMLLGASLGLIFPSLSGIGILGDLFVGGLKAIAPVLVFTLVANALSQHQKGQDTNMKTVIFLYLLGTFAAALLAVLASFLFPVQITLSSASTEIAPPDGIGQVLSNLLLNLVDNPLNAIVQANYIGILSWAVVFGLAMREASKNSKELLKTMAGVTSKIVEWIINLAPFGIMGLVFKTISDKGITSLANYGILLGLLIATMAFVALIINPLIAFFFMRKNPYPLVFKCLRVSGITAFFTRSSAANIPVNMKLCQDLGLNPDTYSVSIPLGSTINMAGAAVTINILTLAAVNTLGISVDFGTAFVLSVVAAISACGASGIAGGSLLLIPVACSLFGISNDVAMQVVGVGFVIGVVQDSCETALNSSTDVLFTAVAEYASARKK